The following DNA comes from Mucisphaera calidilacus.
CAGTCGGGGTCGGGCTCGGGTGTGGGGGTGTCGAATTCGGCGGTGGCGCGGAAGAATCGTGCTGCGGCCTCGATGACGAGGTCGAACTCGGTACCGTTCCATGCCTTGCCGAGGGGTCCGTGGGGTAGTCGTTCCATGACGACCCATGCGAGGTCGTATCCGCCGACGGTTTCGCCGTCGGCGAGGAGTCTGGGTGCGACGTTGTGAGCGGGTTGGAGACGTTTGAGCCAGAGTCGTTCGCGGGGCGGGACGGGGAGTTTGACGACGACGGGTTGGGGGTCGTCGTCGGGCGGGTGCCAGTTGGCGTAGCCGGTGAGTGCGCCGCCTCGTTGCCAGTCGGTACGGAACCACGCGAGGTCCCGGAGCTGGTTGTTGGTCTGCTGGATGAGTCGTGGGCCGAGTTCGGATCCGAGGGGTCGCCAGTCTGCGCCGGCGGGGGGTGGCGACACGCCGGCATTGTCCTGCGCCGCGTGGGCGGCCAGCTTTGCGTCGGTGTCGTCCGAGGATTCGGTCGATCCGGCCATTGCGGCTACGTTAGGCTTGATCGTGTCGGTTGACAAGGCGGGGTTGCGTGTAGGATTGTCACGACCCGATCTGAAGGAAGGATAAGCCTGTGCGTGATCCGCGAATCGAGAAGCTGGCCGAGGTCCTGGTGGATTATTCGACGGAGGTTCGTGCGAAGCAGATCGTGCGGATCACGTCGGACCCGGTGGCGATGCCGCTGGTGGAGGCGGTGTACGAGCGTTGTCTGCGTGCGGGTGCCTACCCGTATGTGAAGCTTCAGCCGGACTCGGTGACTGATTTGTTTTTTGCGCACGGGAGTGACGAGCAGCTGGGTTATGTAAGCCCGCTGGCGTTGCACGAGATCGAGACGATTGACGTGTCGATTGGTTTCTGGGCGGACACGAACACGCGTTCGCGGAGTCGTGTTGAGCCGAGGCGACTGGGGTTGGCGTCGGCGGCGCGGAAGCCGATTTTCGATGTGTTTTTGAGGCGTGCGGCGGCGGTGGACAAGCCGGAGGATTATCCGGGCGTGAAGCCGCTGCGTTGGGTTGGGACGCAGTACCCGACGCTGGCGTCGGCGCAGGACGCTGAGATGTCGCTGACGGAGTACGAGGATTTCGTGTTTGGTGCGGGTCATTTGGATGCGGTGAACCCGGCGTCGGTGTGGGCGGGGATCAAGGAGAAGCAGGAGAAGCTGCGTGCGTATCTGACGGGGAAGAAGGAGCTTCGTTTCCGGGCTTCGAACGGGACGGATCTGCGGGTGAATGTGGAGGGGATGACGTGGGTGAACTGTTGTGGGGAGAGCAATTTCCCGGATGGCGAGGTGTTCACGGGTCCGAATCTGGAGGCGTCGGACGGTGGTGTGAATGGTGTGGTGCGTTACTCGTTCCCGGCGGTGTATCAGGGGCGAGCGGCGGAGGGTGTGGAGCTGGTGTTTGAGAGGGGTCGTGTGGTGAAGGCGTCGGCGGAGAAGGGTGAGGCGTTCCTGCTGGCGATGCTGGATCAGGACGAGGGTGCGCGGAATCTTGGGGAGATCGCGATCGGGACGAACTATTCGATCACGGAGTTCTCGCGGAACACGCTGTTTGACGAGAAGATCGGCGGGACGTTCCACGCGGCGGTGGGTGAGGGTTATCCGGAGACGGGGAACACGAACAAGAGTGGACTGCACTGGGATATGGTGTGTGATCTGCGGTCGCCTGCGAACGGCGGCGTGCACGAGACGGGCGGGACGATTGAGGTGGATGGCGAGGTGATCTCGCGTGACGGGAAGTTCGTGTTTGAGGGTTGGCCGGGAGGGTGAAGGTCGCTCATGAACCGAGTTTCATCATCTGCCTAGCAGCCTTGAGTTGGGCTGTGTGGTAGATCGTGTGCATGGCATTGTCGTGAATCATCTCAACAGCCGTCATCTGGCTCTTTGCAACTGAACGCTGATTAAGTTTCTTGGGGTCATAAGCAGCAACAATCGCGACGAGACGCTGCTGGGTGTCGCGAATGAAGCTCTGTTCTTGCTGCCACTGTTCTGGCGTAATCGAATCAACCGCAGCGGCGAAACCAGTCTTGCGCTGCTTGAAACCGGGACGGATAGTCTCTCCAGAGAGATAGTTCGCAACTGAGTTCTGCCAGTAAGCGATATGCAGCGCAATCTCACGGATGCTATTCATCTTGTCATGAGGTCGATACAAAGACTCTTCAGACTTGATGCCCTTTAACAAACCAAGATGTGTCGGAGCGCCGTGATAGGCGTGGCCATGCAGGGAAGGTTCGATGGCGAGTAGCGCGCAACGTAGTTGACGATCCGCAGGGAGCTTCATTTTCCTCAGTCTACGACAGACCAACAAAGAGATCGAGACCAGACCACTCTCACCCCTGGCCCTGCAGTTTGGCGAGGATGGAGACGTCTTCGAGGGTGGTCATGTCCTGGGTGATTTCCCTGCCGGCGGCGATGTCGCGTAGGAGTCGTCGCATGATCTTGCCGGAGCGTGTTTTGGGGAGTGCGTCGGTGAAGCGGACGAGGTCGGGTTTTGAGATGGGTCCGAGTTCGTGGGCGACGTGGTCGCGGATTTCCTCGACGAGCTGGTCGGTGCCCTCGACGCCGCCACGGAGGGTGACGAAGCTGGCGATGCCGGTGCCCTTGATTTCGTGTGGGAATCCGACGACGGCGGCCTCGGCGACGGCGGGGTGCGAGACGAGTGCGGACTCGACTTCCATGGTGCCGAGGTTGTGTCCTGCGACGACGATGACGTCGTCGATGCGTCCCATGATCCAGAAGTTGCCGTCCTGGTCTTTGCGTGCGCCGTCACCCGCGGTGTAGTAGCCCTCGACCTTGGACCAGTAGGTATCGATGAAGCGTTGTCGGTTGCCGTAGATCCCGCGGAGCATGGAGGGCCATGGTTTTCGGATGACGAGGATGCCGCCTGCGTTGGTGGGCATTTCGTCGCCTTCGGAGTTGACGACGGCGGCGTCGATGCCGAAGAAGGGCCGTGTGCAGGACCCGGGCACGGTGGTGGTGGCGCCGGGGACGGGTGTGAGCATGTGTCCGCCGGTCTCGGTCTGCCACCAGGTGTCGACGATGGGGCATTTTTCGTTGCCGATGGTCTGGTGATACCACATCCATGCTTCGGGGTTGATGGGTTCGCCGACGGTACCGAGGAGCTGTAGTGAGGAGATGTCGTGTTTGTCGATGTGTTCGCTGCCCCACTTCATGAAGGCGCGGATGGCGGTGGGGGCGGTGTAGAACTTGGTGACCTTGTGTCGTTCGATGATGTCCCAGAAGCGGTCTTTGTCGGGTGTGTCGGGTGCGCCCTCGTACATGAGTGTGGGGACGCGGTTGGGGAGGAGTCCGTAGATGATGTAGGAGTGTCCGGTGATCCAGCCGATGTCGGCGGTGCACCAGTAGACGTCGGGTGATTCGGCCTGGGCGGTGGCGGGTTTGAGGTCGAAGGTGATGCCGGCGGTGGTGGCGGTGTAGACCATGTAGCCTGCGGTGGTGTGCATGATGCCCTTGGGTTTGCCGGTGGATCCCGAGGTGTAGAGGATAAAGAGCAGGTCTTCGGCGTCCATGTGTTCGGCGGGGCAGTCGGCGGAGGCGTCGGCGGCGCATTCGTGCCACCAGTGGTCGCGTCCCTCTTTCATGGTGACGGGGTTCTGGCATCGTTCGAGGACGACGACCTTCTCGACGCGGTCGGTCATGGTGAGGGCTTCGTCGACGTTTTCCTTGAGGGGGACGGGCTTTCCGCGTCGCCAGCCGCCGTCGGCGGTGATGATGATTTTGGACTGTCCGTCCTCGACGCGGTCGCGGATGGCGGAGGCGGAGAAGCCGCCGAAGATGATGGAGTGGGGTGCGCCGATGCGTGCGCAGGCGAGCATGGCGACGGCGAGTTCGGGGACCATGGGCATGTATATGGTGACGACGTCGCCTTTTTTGACGCCTAGGTCCTTGAGGACGTTGGCGAATCGCGAGACGTCGTCGAGGAGCTGTTTGTAGGAGATGCGTCGGACCTCGGGTTGGCCGCCGGGCGTGGGCTCGCCTTCCCAGATGATGGCGGTGCGGTCGCCCAGGCCGGCTTCGACCTGTCGGTCGAGGCAGTTGTAGGCGAGGTTGGTTTTAGCGCCGACGAACCATTTGGCATCGGGGAGGTCCCATTCGAGGACGCGGTCCCATTTCTGGAACCAGTGGAGGTCGGCGGCTTGTTCGGCCCAGAACTTTTCGGGGTTGTCGACGGATTCTTTGTGGAGGGTCTCGTACTCGTCGAGGCTTTTGACGTGTGCCTGGGCTGCGAAGGCGGGTGGCGGCGGGAACTTGCGTTCCTCGTGCAGGACGGACTCCATCGATTCCGCATCGCCCTTGGGCTGCGTGTCGGCCATGAGATACTCCTCAAAACGAGAACGAATCAACGACTCGGGTACAACTGAACTAACAACTAACTTTCGGACAGCCTTCCCGCTGGGCGGGACTCATCAGGTTAAGTGGCGTGTGCGGCGGGATCAAGGGCGACGTGTGGGGCGACGTGTGGGGCGGTGTGTGCGGTCATGGGTATGAACGGTTGTTTGACCTGAGGGGTAGCGGGCGGTTCAATGGCCTCAGCCCTCCTTTGATCCACCCTTACCCTCAGTCAGGCGAGCCAGCGATGAGCAGCACCCCGGATCCTTCTGCGTCGGAACCGCGTTACCGCCGAGTCCTGTTGAAGCTTTCGGGGGAGGCGTTGTGTCGGTCGGGGGAGTTTGGGATTGATGCAGAGGAATTGAGGCTGATTGGTGGTGAGATTGTGAAGGCGGCGAAGCAGGGGACGCAGCTGGCGGTGGTGGTGGGTGGCGGGAACATGATTCGCGGGGCGGCGATGGCGAAGGACGGGGTGATTGAGCAGGCGACGGCGGACTACATGGGGATGCTGGGGACGGTGATCAACGCGTTGGCGTTGAAGGAGGTTCTGGAGAAGCTGGGGCAGCCGGCGCGGGTGCTGAGTGCGATCAACCTGTCGTCGGTGGCGGAAACGTTTATCCGTGGTCGTGCGATCCGTCACCTTGAGAAGGGTCGTGTGGTGATCTTCGCGGCGGGGACGGGGAACCCGTTTTTCACGACGGATTCGGGGGCGGCGTTGCGTGCGACGGAGATCGGTGCGGACGTGGTGCTGAAGGCGACGAAGGTGGACGGGGTGTATGACAAGGACCCGGTGAAGTATCCGGACGCGGTGCGTTTCGAGCGGTTGTCGTTTGACGAGGCGATTGATCGTCGTCTGGCGGTGATGGACCTGGCGGCGTTCACGATGTGCAAGGACAACGGGATCCCGATTGTGGTGTTCAACATGAAGACGCCCGGGCATATCGCGGAGGTGGTGGCGGGTGTGGGCCACGGGACGTTGGTGGAGCCGTAGGCGGTGGGTTTTTTCTCGGGCGTGTGGTTTTGGCTAAACTGTCGGGCTTAGAGGTTTATCCCCCCCTGCCGAGCGAAAGGACGCTGCCATGGATCTGGATTCGATTCAACTGCATGCCGAGGAGACGATGGTCAAGTCGCTCGAGTACGTGCGTAGCGAGTTGAAGGGTGTGCGTACGGGTCGTGCGACGACGGGGCTGGTGGAGTTCGTGAAGGTGGAGGTTTACGGTTCGGAGACGGATCTTCGTTCGGTGGCGTTGATCAGTGCGCCGGAGCCGACGCAGATTCTGGTGAAGCCTTACGACGGCTCGACGGTGCAGGAGATTGCGAAGGGGATCACGGCGGCGGGGTTGGGGTTGAACCCGATGGTGGACGGCAAGCAGATCCGGATCAACATCCCGCCTTTGTCGGGTGATCGTCGCAAGGAGTTGGCGGCGTCGGTGAAGCAGATGGGCGAGGCGGCGAAGGTGGCGATGCGGAACGCCCGGCGGGACGCGAACAAGCACATCGACCAGCTGGCAAAGGACAAGTCGCAGCACATCAGCGAGGACGAGATCGAGGGGGCGAAGGAGGAGATTCAGGATCTGCTCAAGAAGCACGAGAAGATCGTCGAGGATGAGGTCGCTGCGAAGGCGAAGGAGATTCAGGAGGTCTGACGCGTTTGAAGATCGCGTCAGCGTCGAGCGGTTGGGCGGGGTTGCAGGACCTATGATTAGGTCATGACAGAGCGTAACCCTCATCTTGGCGACGAACTGGGCATCGAGGCGGTGATTGCGGGCGAGCGGCGGCTGTCGCGTGCCGATGCGATGCGGCTGTACCACGAGGCGGAGTTGACGGAGTTGGGGCGGTGGGCGTCTGCGGTGTGTGACCGGATTCACGGTCCGATGCGGGCGGAGGATGGTTCGCGTGGTGTTCGGACGTACGTGATCGACCGGAACATCAATTACACGAACGTCTGTTCGGCCCACTGCACGTTCTGTGCGTTTCGTCGGGATGAGGGGGAGGATGACAGCTACACGCTGACGACGGAGCAGCTGCACGAGAAGGTGCGGGAGCTGGTGGAGATCGGCGGCACGCAGGTGTTGCTTCAGGGTGGGATGCACCCGGGTCTGGAGCTGGGTTTTTATGAGGATCTGCTGCGCGGGTTGAAGCGGGCGTTCCCGCAGGTGCACATTCACGGCTTTTCGCCGCCTGAGTTCGTGGAGTTCGTGGCGGTGCTGGAGCTGGAGGGTTTCCCGACGACGGAGCCGAAGCGGAGTCACGAGCTGCCTGCGGGCGTGTGGTCGGCGAAGCTCGAGGCGGTGATGCGTCGGCTGATGGACGCGGGTCTGGACTCGATCCCGGGCGGCGGGGGCGAGATCTTTGCGGAGCATGTTCGTCGGCGGATCGGGTTGGGGAAGGCGACGGCGGATCAGTGGCTGGACGTGATGTCGATGGCGCATCGTCTGGGGATGAAGACGTCGGCGACGATGATGTTCGGTCACATCGAGGGGGTGGCGGACCGGATTGATCACATGGCGCGGGTGCGTGAGCGTCAGGACCTGGCGATCGAGAACGACTGGCCGGGCCGGTATGTGAGTTTTATTGCGTGGCCTTTCCAGCGTGAGAACACGCCTTTGGGCCGCCTGCCTGACTTTGATCGTGAATCGGGCGAGGCGTTCGCGGGGGACGTGCTGGCGGACCTGGTGGCGTCGGGCTCGCTGGACGGCGGCGACAAGCGGGCGTGTGATGCGGCGGTGCCGGGCGCGGGGAAGGTGGTTCGGCAGTCGGGTGCGAGTGATTACCTGCGGACGCAGGCGATTGCGCGGCTGTTTCTGGACAACGTGCACTCGATCGGTTCGTCGTGGGTGACGATGGGGCCGAAGATCGGTCAGATCGCGTTGTTCTACGGGGCGAACGATCTGGGTTCGGTGATGATGGAGGAGAACGTGGTGTCGGCGGCGGGGACGACGTACTGCCTGACGGAGCCTTACCTGTGCCACCTGATCCGTGAGGCGGGTTTCGTGCCGGCGCAGCGGGACAATTACTACAACCTGCTGAGGGTTCACGGGGGCGGGGATGGTGATGCACCGGACCTGCGTGTGACGGACTGGTCGACGCAGCGTGAGAAGAAGCTGCACGTGGAGGGCGTGGGTTCGCCTCGGAAGGCGAGTGCGGAGACGGCGGTGCGTCTGACGATCGGCGAGGGTTAAGCTGGGGTAGCTGTCGGCGGTCTTCGGGAAAAGTCTTGGTCCGGGGTGGGTGATCGTCTAATCTGGTTCGGGAAGATTTTTAATCAACAGGAGCGAAGTGATGCGGAGTGCGCGTTGGTTGTGTTCGGCAGTGGCGGGTGTGGTTTTGTCGTCGTCGGCCTGGGCGGGTGTGGCGGTGGCGCCTGCGGGCTCGGTGATGGTGTTCCTGCAGCGAACCGGGGAGGCGGAGCCTTAC
Coding sequences within:
- a CDS encoding phosphotransferase family protein; the encoded protein is MAGSTESSDDTDAKLAAHAAQDNAGVSPPPAGADWRPLGSELGPRLIQQTNNQLRDLAWFRTDWQRGGALTGYANWHPPDDDPQPVVVKLPVPPRERLWLKRLQPAHNVAPRLLADGETVGGYDLAWVVMERLPHGPLGKAWNGTEFDLVIEAAARFFRATAEFDTPTPEPDPDWNKLLDRARKKVRDGAIPEKPRWKTTLKAARKKIDAWAETWAARSREHWCHGDLHLGNAMTRNPPPDGPAILFDYARVQVGHWLRDAIYFEHLYWAAPDALGGRKLCKLLARELREHDVEVGAEWAEWAQAYRLLTAMMVPLRLEEEGAPSYVLAALELLESHV
- a CDS encoding aminopeptidase, translated to MRDPRIEKLAEVLVDYSTEVRAKQIVRITSDPVAMPLVEAVYERCLRAGAYPYVKLQPDSVTDLFFAHGSDEQLGYVSPLALHEIETIDVSIGFWADTNTRSRSRVEPRRLGLASAARKPIFDVFLRRAAAVDKPEDYPGVKPLRWVGTQYPTLASAQDAEMSLTEYEDFVFGAGHLDAVNPASVWAGIKEKQEKLRAYLTGKKELRFRASNGTDLRVNVEGMTWVNCCGESNFPDGEVFTGPNLEASDGGVNGVVRYSFPAVYQGRAAEGVELVFERGRVVKASAEKGEAFLLAMLDQDEGARNLGEIAIGTNYSITEFSRNTLFDEKIGGTFHAAVGEGYPETGNTNKSGLHWDMVCDLRSPANGGVHETGGTIEVDGEVISRDGKFVFEGWPGG
- a CDS encoding DinB family protein → MKLPADRQLRCALLAIEPSLHGHAYHGAPTHLGLLKGIKSEESLYRPHDKMNSIREIALHIAYWQNSVANYLSGETIRPGFKQRKTGFAAAVDSITPEQWQQEQSFIRDTQQRLVAIVAAYDPKKLNQRSVAKSQMTAVEMIHDNAMHTIYHTAQLKAARQMMKLGS
- the acs gene encoding acetate--CoA ligase; amino-acid sequence: MADTQPKGDAESMESVLHEERKFPPPPAFAAQAHVKSLDEYETLHKESVDNPEKFWAEQAADLHWFQKWDRVLEWDLPDAKWFVGAKTNLAYNCLDRQVEAGLGDRTAIIWEGEPTPGGQPEVRRISYKQLLDDVSRFANVLKDLGVKKGDVVTIYMPMVPELAVAMLACARIGAPHSIIFGGFSASAIRDRVEDGQSKIIITADGGWRRGKPVPLKENVDEALTMTDRVEKVVVLERCQNPVTMKEGRDHWWHECAADASADCPAEHMDAEDLLFILYTSGSTGKPKGIMHTTAGYMVYTATTAGITFDLKPATAQAESPDVYWCTADIGWITGHSYIIYGLLPNRVPTLMYEGAPDTPDKDRFWDIIERHKVTKFYTAPTAIRAFMKWGSEHIDKHDISSLQLLGTVGEPINPEAWMWYHQTIGNEKCPIVDTWWQTETGGHMLTPVPGATTTVPGSCTRPFFGIDAAVVNSEGDEMPTNAGGILVIRKPWPSMLRGIYGNRQRFIDTYWSKVEGYYTAGDGARKDQDGNFWIMGRIDDVIVVAGHNLGTMEVESALVSHPAVAEAAVVGFPHEIKGTGIASFVTLRGGVEGTDQLVEEIRDHVAHELGPISKPDLVRFTDALPKTRSGKIMRRLLRDIAAGREITQDMTTLEDVSILAKLQGQG
- the pyrH gene encoding UMP kinase, translated to MSSTPDPSASEPRYRRVLLKLSGEALCRSGEFGIDAEELRLIGGEIVKAAKQGTQLAVVVGGGNMIRGAAMAKDGVIEQATADYMGMLGTVINALALKEVLEKLGQPARVLSAINLSSVAETFIRGRAIRHLEKGRVVIFAAGTGNPFFTTDSGAALRATEIGADVVLKATKVDGVYDKDPVKYPDAVRFERLSFDEAIDRRLAVMDLAAFTMCKDNGIPIVVFNMKTPGHIAEVVAGVGHGTLVEP
- the frr gene encoding ribosome recycling factor; translated protein: MDLDSIQLHAEETMVKSLEYVRSELKGVRTGRATTGLVEFVKVEVYGSETDLRSVALISAPEPTQILVKPYDGSTVQEIAKGITAAGLGLNPMVDGKQIRINIPPLSGDRRKELAASVKQMGEAAKVAMRNARRDANKHIDQLAKDKSQHISEDEIEGAKEEIQDLLKKHEKIVEDEVAAKAKEIQEV
- a CDS encoding radical SAM protein codes for the protein MTERNPHLGDELGIEAVIAGERRLSRADAMRLYHEAELTELGRWASAVCDRIHGPMRAEDGSRGVRTYVIDRNINYTNVCSAHCTFCAFRRDEGEDDSYTLTTEQLHEKVRELVEIGGTQVLLQGGMHPGLELGFYEDLLRGLKRAFPQVHIHGFSPPEFVEFVAVLELEGFPTTEPKRSHELPAGVWSAKLEAVMRRLMDAGLDSIPGGGGEIFAEHVRRRIGLGKATADQWLDVMSMAHRLGMKTSATMMFGHIEGVADRIDHMARVRERQDLAIENDWPGRYVSFIAWPFQRENTPLGRLPDFDRESGEAFAGDVLADLVASGSLDGGDKRACDAAVPGAGKVVRQSGASDYLRTQAIARLFLDNVHSIGSSWVTMGPKIGQIALFYGANDLGSVMMEENVVSAAGTTYCLTEPYLCHLIREAGFVPAQRDNYYNLLRVHGGGDGDAPDLRVTDWSTQREKKLHVEGVGSPRKASAETAVRLTIGEG